From a single Nicotiana tomentosiformis chromosome 2, ASM39032v3, whole genome shotgun sequence genomic region:
- the LOC138905599 gene encoding uncharacterized protein: protein MEKNAKARKNLICGLNLDEYNRISACSNTKEIWDILQIAHEGINQVKRSRIELLMRNYKLFSMKESKPIQEMMTRFTIITNKLKSLSKLFTSEELVSKVLRILPAIWESKVTAIKEAKELDKILLDELVGNLKTQEMRKIELRKEEPMRDKALDLKASEKDESDSDDPDLAISKFKKFMKNSKNACKRENNDKPKQINKATYDGCYKCNKIDHMVKDCPI from the coding sequence atggagaagaatgcaaagGCTAGAAAAAACCTTATTTGTGGACTTAATCTTGATGAGTACAACAGGATATCAGCTTGCTCTAATACAAAGGAGATCTGGGATATACTCCAAATCGCTCATGAAGGAATAAATCAAGTGAAAAGATCAAGGATAGAATTACTTATGAGGAACTATAAGCTCTTCTCCATGAAGGAGTCTAAGCCCATCCAGGAGATGATGACTAGGTTTACTATAATAACCAATAAACTGAAATCACTTAGTAAGTTATTTACCTCAGAAGAGTTGGTTAGCAAAGTTTTAAGGATTCTTCCAGCCATATGGGAATCAAAAGTCACAGCTATTAAGGAAGCCAAGGAGCTAGATAAAATCTTACTAGATGAGTTGGTTGGAAACTTAAAGACTCAAGAGATGAGAAAGATAGAACTGCGCAAGGAAGAACCAATGAGGGATAAAGCCTTGGATCTTAAGGCATCTGAAAAAGATGAATCTGACAGTGATGATCCTGACCTAGCAATTTCTAAGTTCAAGAAGTTCATGAAGAATTCCAAAAATGCATGTAAGAGAGAGAACAATGATAAGCCTAAGCAGATCAACAAAGCCACTTATGATGGGTGCTACAAGTGTAACAAGATAGACCACATGGTCAAAGACTGCCCAATATGA
- the LOC138905600 gene encoding uncharacterized protein → MCKEFTEMMGNEFEMSMMGELNFFFGLQIKQTPTETMIHQQKYIKELLKKFNMDSSKCIDTPIAICGIVYKISGKSQRLSSEEHTFSWFFPGVLGTKKQNSVALSTAEGEYVAVASCCAQLLWI, encoded by the exons ATGTGCAAGGAATTTACTGAGATGATGGGgaatgagtttgaaatgagcatgatgggtgaattGAACTTCTTCTTCGGTTTACAAATCAAGCAAACACCTACTGAAACCATGATACATCAGCAAAAATATATCAAGGAACTTTTGAAGAAATTTAACATGGACTCTTCTAAGTGCATAGACACTCCCATTGCCATT TGTGGGATTGTGtacaagatttcaggcaaatcccaaAGACTCTCATCTGAA GAACACACATTTTCTTGGTTCTTTCCTGGTGTATTAGGAACAAAGAAGCAGAACTCAGTGGCTTTATCTACAGCTGAAGGTGAATATGTCGCAGTAGCATCTTGCTGTGCTCAGTTGTTGTGGATATGA
- the LOC138905601 gene encoding uncharacterized protein — protein sequence MPKSSQTPFKAKSSSKTEAKPKNMNPKSKRSAKSSTEHASITAPSPPISSIVPSIKIKSTPRKPVKSDKVVIDDAAKVDTVVKEVVVHRESVSTTTSQVKLPPSKLDILVSTIDVSPIDIVPPTSDKPRVEETTVKTDIATQEKRVDTSNVMPMVEREGDKEPVNKEASDSLSFSGTEDDDDNEGEEEGGLVASHEEHQSQDMANDTDEKRGENKGESGDEKESEAEDKLDELVGDYGEEEKYNEEEVDYESEGEDEEKGSESEGKDEENENASGESEGSMAIENTVIAPSKKASGEKITEETEPLLTPFTGDEEVIRNEDNLPLSVVGKKRKKSSMKATKSVIPVRKEVALHARTPFTRSKRKVVDEQIIKKFRGAKKPGKQVPVIEPAFELDVEDESDSTLQEKTSA from the exons ATGCCAAAATCCAGCCAAACTCCTTTTAAAGCAAAATCATCATCCAAGACTGAAGCCAAACCCAAGAACATGAATCCCAAATCAAAGAGAAGTGCAAAATCATCAACTGAACATGCATCTATAACTGCTCCTTCTCCACCTATATCCTCCATTGTACCT TCCATTAAGATAAAGTCTACTCCAAGAAAACCTGTTAAAAGTGACAAGGTGGTGATTGATGATGCTGCTAAGGTGGACACAGTAGTTAAGGAAGTTGTGGTTCATAGGGAATCAGTGTCAACTACTACAAGTCAGGTAAAATTACCTCCATCAAAGTTAGATATTCTGGTTTCTACCATTGATGTTTCACCCATAGATATTGTTCCACCCACAAGTGATAAACCACGAGTGGAGGAAACTACTGTAAAAACGGACATAGCAACTCAGGAGAAAAGGGTAGATACCTCTAATGTTATGCCTATGGTTGAGAGAGAAGGTGATAAAGAACCAGTAAATAAGGAGGCTTCTGATAGTCTCTCTTTCAGCGGGACTgaggatgatgatgataatgaagGTGAGGAAGAAGGAGGATTGGTGGCTAGTCATGAAGAGCATCAGTCTCAGGACATGGCTAATGATACTGATGAGAAAAGGGGTGAGAACAAGGGGGAATCTGGTGATGAGAAGGAGAGTGAGGCAGAAGATAAGTTAGATGAATTAGTGGGTGATTatggagaagaagaaaaatataatGAGGAAGAAGTTGATTATGAGAGCGAAGGTGAGgatgaagaaaagggaagtgaGAGTGAAGGTAAGGATGAAGAGAATGAGAATGCAAGTGGGGAATCTGAAGGATCTATGGCTATTGAGAACACTGTCATAGCCCCTTCAAAAAAAGCAAGTGGAGAGAAAATTACTGAAGAAACTGAGCCCTTGTTAACTCCTTTCACTGGAGATGAAGAGGTCATAAGAAATGAGGATAATTTACCCTTGTCTGTAGTAGGTAAGAAACGCAAGAAGTCTTCAATGAAAGCAACAAAGTCAGTTATCCCTGTAAGAAAAGAAGTGGCTCTTCATGCTAGGACTCCTTTCACAAGGAGTAAAAGAAAGGTTGTTGATGAACAAATCATTAAGAAGTTCAGAGGTGCCAAGAAGCCAGGGAAGCAAGTTCCAGTTATTGAACCTGCTTTTGAGTTGGATGTAGAAGATGAGTCTGATTCTACTTTGCAAGAAAAGACATCAGCATAA